In a single window of the Arthrobacter zhangbolii genome:
- a CDS encoding APC family permease yields the protein MGEITQEKPASKLKQGITGPMLYLFILGDVLGAGIYALVGEVSGEVGGAIWVPLVVALVLALLTAASYAELVSKYPRAGGAAVFAERAFKVPAISFLVGFAMLAAGVTSAAGLALAFTGDYLAPFLDVPAVPAAIVFLLLVALLNARGISESVRSNVVMTIIEVSGLVLVIVLVGLMLGKGEGYTEQITQFPAGVNPGTAVLAASVIAYYSFVGFEVSANIAEEVRDVRRVYPKAIFGAMLTAGLVYVLIGLAASVALPTEDLAGSSGPLLDVVSATGFGIPDWTFSLIALVAVANGALLTMIMSSRLTYGMSEQGLLPGVFGKVLPNRRTPWVAIAATTVVAMILTTTGGLASLAETVVLLLLFVFLSTNIAVIVLRRDKVEEKHFRTPIVVPYLAIASCILLLTQQDAAVWLRAGILMAIGLVLFAARRLTKGKTLGSKRPGAKEAKGKESAAQQ from the coding sequence ATGGGAGAAATTACGCAGGAGAAGCCTGCATCCAAACTCAAGCAGGGCATCACCGGCCCCATGCTGTATCTGTTCATCCTTGGCGACGTTCTCGGCGCAGGCATCTATGCACTGGTGGGAGAGGTCTCGGGCGAAGTGGGGGGCGCCATCTGGGTGCCGCTCGTTGTGGCGCTGGTCCTCGCGCTGCTCACCGCGGCATCCTACGCGGAACTTGTGAGCAAGTATCCGCGCGCCGGAGGCGCGGCTGTTTTTGCCGAACGGGCGTTCAAGGTGCCGGCTATTTCCTTTCTGGTGGGCTTCGCGATGCTGGCCGCCGGAGTCACCAGCGCGGCCGGACTGGCACTGGCTTTCACCGGGGACTATCTGGCGCCCTTCCTGGATGTGCCGGCCGTTCCGGCCGCCATCGTGTTCCTGCTGCTGGTGGCTCTGTTGAACGCCCGCGGCATTTCCGAATCCGTGCGCAGCAATGTCGTGATGACCATCATCGAGGTCTCCGGGCTGGTCCTGGTGATTGTGCTGGTGGGCCTGATGCTGGGCAAGGGCGAGGGCTACACCGAGCAGATCACGCAGTTCCCCGCCGGCGTGAATCCGGGCACCGCCGTCCTGGCCGCTTCGGTGATTGCCTATTACTCATTTGTGGGATTCGAAGTGTCCGCCAATATCGCCGAGGAGGTTCGTGATGTCCGCCGGGTCTACCCGAAGGCCATCTTCGGCGCGATGCTTACCGCGGGCCTGGTCTACGTCCTGATTGGGCTGGCCGCGTCCGTGGCACTGCCCACGGAAGACCTGGCCGGATCCTCCGGGCCGCTCCTTGATGTAGTCAGCGCCACCGGATTCGGTATCCCGGATTGGACCTTCAGCCTGATCGCGCTGGTGGCAGTGGCCAACGGTGCCCTGCTGACCATGATCATGTCCTCCCGCCTGACCTACGGAATGTCCGAGCAGGGGCTCCTGCCCGGTGTGTTCGGCAAGGTCCTGCCCAACCGCAGGACCCCGTGGGTGGCCATCGCCGCCACGACAGTGGTGGCCATGATCCTGACCACCACCGGCGGCCTGGCGTCCCTGGCCGAAACGGTGGTCCTGTTGCTGCTGTTCGTTTTCCTGAGCACCAACATTGCCGTGATTGTGCTGCGCAGGGACAAGGTGGAGGAAAAGCACTTCCGCACCCCCATTGTGGTTCCTTACCTCGCCATCGCCTCCTGCATCCTGCTGCTTACCCAGCAGGACGCCGCCGTCTGGCTGCGGGCCGGGATCCTGATGGCCATCGGCCTGGTGCTGTTCGCCGCCCGCCGGCTGACCAAGGGCAAGACCTTGGGCTCAAAACGCCCCGGAGCCAAGGAAGCCAAGGGGAAGGAATCCGCGGCGCAGCAGTAA
- a CDS encoding NAD(P)/FAD-dependent oxidoreductase has product MATSQILSEEYDVVIIGGGMAGLTAALVLARALRRVLVIDAGSPRNAPAGHVHGFPTRDGVPPAELLELARAEVAGYGVDLVDATVTGLEPPAAVRTADGRSFRGRQLILATGLRDVLPDVDGLDGRWGVDVLQCPYCHGYEVAGKVLAVLGTARTSIQQAQLVRTFSEDVTLVLPGDIELGEEDAGGLAAMGIRTLRGEVAGLATEGGALAGLVLADGRTVPCEALFLEPEAELEPGLTEHLELDGDGCIVTDELGRTSQERVWAVGNATDPSAQVVAAAGDAYRLAVVVNAKLLEEDLGLAVASAADGAGEQDGAGEQGGAGEQDGPEEPAGLEEAAIREAV; this is encoded by the coding sequence ATGGCAACTTCGCAAATCCTCTCCGAAGAGTACGACGTCGTTATTATCGGCGGAGGCATGGCGGGCCTCACCGCCGCGCTGGTCCTCGCCCGTGCTCTCCGCCGCGTGCTGGTTATCGATGCGGGCAGCCCGCGCAACGCGCCGGCCGGCCACGTCCACGGCTTTCCGACCCGGGACGGGGTTCCTCCGGCTGAACTGCTGGAGCTGGCACGGGCGGAGGTGGCCGGCTACGGCGTCGATTTGGTGGACGCAACCGTCACCGGCCTGGAACCCCCGGCTGCTGTGCGGACCGCAGACGGACGCAGCTTCCGCGGGCGGCAGCTGATTCTGGCCACCGGGCTGCGCGACGTCCTGCCGGACGTTGACGGTCTTGATGGGCGCTGGGGAGTGGACGTGCTGCAGTGCCCCTACTGCCACGGGTACGAGGTGGCGGGCAAGGTGCTGGCCGTACTGGGCACTGCCCGGACATCCATCCAGCAGGCCCAGCTGGTACGTACCTTCTCCGAGGACGTGACACTGGTGCTGCCCGGGGACATTGAGCTGGGGGAGGAGGACGCGGGCGGGCTTGCCGCAATGGGCATCCGGACACTTCGCGGAGAGGTTGCCGGTCTGGCAACGGAAGGCGGCGCCCTGGCCGGACTGGTGCTTGCCGACGGCCGTACGGTCCCCTGCGAGGCGCTGTTCCTTGAACCCGAGGCTGAGCTCGAGCCGGGCCTGACGGAACACCTTGAGCTCGATGGGGACGGCTGCATAGTTACTGACGAACTCGGCCGCACCAGCCAGGAGCGGGTGTGGGCCGTCGGCAATGCCACCGACCCCTCGGCCCAGGTGGTCGCCGCAGCCGGAGACGCCTACCGGCTGGCCGTGGTGGTCAACGCAAAGCTGCTCGAAGAGGACCTCGGGCTGGCCGTGGCATCGGCTGCGGACGGCGCAGGGGAGCAGGACGGCGCAGGGGAGCAGGGCGGCGCTGGGGAGCAGGACGGCCCGGAAGAGCCGGCCGGACTCGAGGAAGCAGCGATCCGGGAAGCCGTCTGA
- a CDS encoding PRC-barrel domain-containing protein produces the protein MTDAFVLHQIQGSNVWANDGERLGLVGEVHLDRGTGQPVWITVDLGLFDTGEHYVPLAAARRDGQDIFVNYSKDQISDSPGANPENPLSPEEEAVLMDYYGLGTAR, from the coding sequence ATGACGGACGCTTTTGTGCTCCACCAGATCCAGGGATCCAACGTCTGGGCCAACGACGGCGAGCGGCTGGGTCTGGTGGGGGAAGTTCATCTGGACCGTGGCACCGGCCAGCCGGTGTGGATCACCGTGGATCTGGGGCTCTTCGACACCGGCGAACACTACGTGCCCCTGGCTGCGGCCCGGCGTGACGGGCAGGACATCTTCGTGAACTACTCCAAGGACCAGATTTCCGATTCCCCCGGCGCAAATCCGGAAAACCCGCTGAGCCCCGAAGAGGAAGCGGTCCTGATGGACTATTACGGCCTGGGCACTGCCCGGTAG
- a CDS encoding YihY/virulence factor BrkB family protein, with amino-acid sequence MAQDSKSKAETAPSPDHASKPDNPTEVSKPTWKYTLKKTIREFSKDQCTDLAAALTYYTVLAIFPALLAMVSILGLVGQAEATTNAMLDLLRQFAPEDAVKVIQGPIEQLTSSSGAGLALIVGILGALWSASGYVKAFGRSMNRIYEIDEGRPIWKLLPTQLLVTLVMILLAAALLLMLVISGPIAEAIGNVIGLGSQAVTVWNIAKWPVMVLFAVLIIAILYYATPNVKQPKFRWMSMGSLIALLILAVATLGFSFYVGNFGNYNATYGAIGGVIVLLLWIWLANLSLLFGAEFDAEVERGRELQAGIQAEESVQLPPRDTRQTEKRQEQEEEDIAEGRKLRQEHAGKDYDDDLHE; translated from the coding sequence GTGGCGCAGGACAGCAAAAGCAAGGCCGAGACAGCTCCCAGTCCGGACCATGCGAGCAAACCGGACAATCCCACCGAGGTCTCCAAGCCCACTTGGAAATACACCCTGAAGAAGACCATCAGGGAATTCTCCAAGGATCAGTGCACCGACCTGGCCGCGGCCCTGACGTACTACACGGTCCTGGCGATCTTCCCGGCCCTGCTGGCCATGGTGTCCATCCTGGGCCTGGTGGGGCAGGCCGAAGCCACCACCAACGCGATGCTGGACCTGCTGCGGCAGTTCGCCCCGGAGGATGCCGTGAAGGTGATCCAGGGCCCGATTGAGCAGCTGACCTCATCCAGCGGTGCCGGGCTCGCCCTGATTGTCGGTATTCTCGGTGCCCTGTGGTCCGCCTCCGGCTATGTGAAGGCGTTCGGCCGGTCCATGAACCGCATCTACGAAATCGACGAGGGCCGGCCCATCTGGAAGCTGCTTCCCACGCAGCTGCTGGTCACCCTGGTCATGATCCTGCTGGCAGCCGCGCTGCTGCTGATGCTGGTGATCAGCGGGCCGATCGCCGAAGCGATCGGCAACGTGATCGGACTGGGGAGCCAGGCCGTGACCGTCTGGAACATTGCCAAGTGGCCGGTCATGGTGCTTTTCGCCGTGCTGATCATCGCCATCCTTTACTACGCCACGCCGAACGTGAAGCAGCCCAAGTTCCGCTGGATGAGCATGGGGTCGCTGATCGCACTGTTGATCCTGGCCGTGGCCACCCTCGGCTTCAGCTTCTACGTCGGCAACTTCGGCAACTACAACGCTACCTACGGAGCCATCGGCGGCGTGATTGTCCTGTTGCTGTGGATTTGGCTGGCAAACCTGTCCCTGCTCTTCGGCGCCGAGTTCGACGCAGAGGTGGAGCGCGGCCGCGAACTGCAGGCCGGGATCCAGGCCGAGGAATCCGTGCAGCTGCCCCCGCGCGACACCCGCCAGACGGAGAAGCGGCAGGAGCAGGAGGAAGAGGACATCGCGGAGGGCCGGAAGCTGCGCCAGGAGCACGCCGGCAAGGACTACGACGACGACCTGCATGAGTAA